From the Burkholderia glumae LMG 2196 = ATCC 33617 genome, one window contains:
- a CDS encoding LysR family transcriptional regulator has protein sequence MDLNALTLLVEILDAGNLSNAARRLKMSRANVSYRLNQLEKSVGLQLVRRTTRRIEPTEVALRLVEHGRRIQHELLAARETVATLGQELQGRVRLSVPSGYGQIVMSDWLIAFKRRHPGIVLDVVFENRVEDLLRDEVDIAVRVLAEAPQNLVARDMGAVRYVACASPEFAARHGMPATLDALADAPVITATVVGRQLRIAAYLDGERHEVLLAPTLISENFLFLRQAVLAGLGVGIVPDYVIHDDWRRGAVVTTLDAYRLSIFGTRMALLYMPNRHHTRAMATFIEFILDEARKSGRAVDPPGAPA, from the coding sequence ATGGACCTGAACGCATTGACGCTGCTCGTCGAGATCCTCGACGCCGGCAATCTCAGCAATGCCGCGCGCCGGCTCAAGATGAGCCGCGCCAACGTCAGCTACCGGCTCAACCAGCTCGAGAAATCGGTCGGCCTGCAGCTGGTGCGGCGCACCACGCGGCGCATCGAGCCGACCGAGGTGGCGCTGCGGCTCGTCGAGCACGGCCGGCGCATCCAGCACGAGCTGCTGGCCGCGCGCGAGACGGTGGCCACGCTCGGCCAGGAACTGCAGGGGCGCGTGCGGCTGTCGGTGCCCAGCGGCTATGGGCAGATCGTGATGTCGGACTGGCTGATCGCGTTCAAGCGGCGCCACCCGGGCATCGTGCTCGACGTGGTGTTCGAGAACCGCGTCGAGGACCTGCTGCGCGACGAGGTGGACATCGCCGTGCGCGTGCTGGCCGAGGCGCCGCAGAATCTGGTCGCGCGCGACATGGGCGCGGTGCGCTACGTGGCCTGCGCGTCGCCCGAGTTCGCCGCGCGGCACGGCATGCCGGCCACGCTCGACGCGCTGGCCGACGCGCCCGTGATCACCGCCACCGTGGTCGGGCGGCAGTTGCGGATCGCCGCCTATCTCGACGGCGAGCGTCACGAGGTGCTGCTCGCGCCCACGCTGATCTCCGAGAATTTCCTGTTCCTGCGCCAGGCCGTGCTGGCCGGGCTCGGGGTGGGCATCGTGCCCGACTACGTGATCCACGACGACTGGCGCCGCGGCGCCGTGGTCACCACGCTCGACGCCTACCGGCTCAGCATCTTCGGCACGCGCATGGCGCTGCTCTACATGCCGAACCGCCACCATACGCGCGCGATGGCCACCTTCATCGAGTTCATCCTCGACGAGGCGCGCAAGTCCGGGCGCGCGGTCGACCCGCCCGGCGCCCCCGCTTGA